Proteins encoded in a region of the Enterococcus gilvus ATCC BAA-350 genome:
- a CDS encoding ABC transporter ATP-binding protein, whose translation MGEPVVVLTKVEKRFGKFQALKDVTFTVNKGEVVGFIGPNGAGKSTTIRILLGMLKRTGGEATIFGKDVWKEDTQIHKDISYVPGDVFLWPNLTGGEIIDLLLRLNNQTRTEKTEALIEKFQLDPKKKARTYSKGNRQKIALVAALSQEASLYIFDEPTSGLDPLNEKTFQEEVLALKEAGKSILLSSHILSEVEKMCDRIAIIREGTIIETGDLASMRHLTRMELKVETASALDGIEHVAGVHKSHFSDTEHKEATLSVDREQLTAIMAFLAEKQILNLTATPPTLEDLFMRYYEKQGADSHA comes from the coding sequence ATGGGCGAACCAGTCGTAGTATTAACAAAGGTAGAAAAGCGTTTCGGCAAATTTCAGGCATTAAAGGACGTGACTTTTACGGTGAACAAAGGAGAGGTCGTTGGCTTCATCGGACCTAATGGTGCCGGCAAATCGACGACGATCCGAATCCTGTTAGGCATGTTGAAGCGAACGGGCGGGGAAGCAACGATCTTCGGAAAAGATGTGTGGAAAGAGGATACACAGATCCATAAAGATATTTCCTATGTCCCAGGGGATGTTTTTCTATGGCCGAATTTAACAGGCGGCGAGATCATTGATCTGCTGTTGCGTCTGAATAATCAAACCCGCACCGAAAAAACAGAGGCGCTGATCGAGAAGTTTCAACTCGACCCGAAGAAAAAAGCCCGTACCTATTCAAAGGGAAACCGGCAAAAGATCGCGTTGGTGGCGGCATTGTCACAGGAGGCGTCCCTGTACATCTTTGACGAACCCACGTCTGGATTAGATCCCTTGAATGAGAAAACATTTCAAGAAGAAGTGCTGGCATTGAAAGAAGCAGGAAAGAGCATCTTACTTTCCAGTCATATTTTATCGGAAGTCGAGAAGATGTGTGATCGGATCGCAATCATTCGTGAAGGGACGATCATCGAGACAGGCGATTTAGCGTCGATGCGCCATTTGACCCGTATGGAACTCAAGGTCGAGACGGCATCTGCTCTCGACGGGATCGAGCATGTCGCCGGTGTCCACAAAAGCCATTTTTCAGATACGGAACATAAAGAAGCGACCTTGTCGGTGGATCGGGAGCAGCTGACCGCGATCATGGCTTTCTTGGCGGAAAAGCAGATCCTTAATCTAACGGCCACGCCGCCAACGTTGGAGGACCTGTTCATGCGCTACTATGAAAAACAAGGGGCTGATTCTCATGCATAA
- a CDS encoding DUF998 domain-containing protein: MTILKKLSPLFLILAVVGDFSLPYYLGRFYPGFDQMTMIISQLGEPISPVQSYFDHGSVVTGTLFILSSVGVYAFFRSESKQLAQILAGAIAFYGFGDCLLTGLVHISESASFFSPAYFLHAAFSGLAMVAMMFVPLLLAYQASVKRQRAVSLFYSVCLIGSIVALILFAAYYLPLIGSLLATTRGFWQRLSLFFLYLPALSIAFRQLKRMPH; this comes from the coding sequence ATGACTATTCTAAAGAAACTTTCCCCTTTGTTTTTGATCCTTGCGGTCGTCGGGGATTTTTCGCTGCCTTATTATTTAGGCAGATTCTATCCGGGATTTGACCAGATGACCATGATCATCAGCCAACTGGGAGAGCCGATCAGCCCCGTGCAATCGTATTTTGATCATGGGTCAGTGGTCACAGGGACACTGTTCATATTGTCGAGCGTTGGCGTCTATGCCTTCTTTCGTTCTGAATCGAAGCAATTGGCACAGATATTAGCTGGTGCCATCGCCTTTTACGGCTTTGGTGATTGCCTCTTGACTGGCCTGGTGCATATCAGTGAATCCGCCAGCTTCTTCAGCCCTGCCTATTTTCTCCATGCCGCCTTTTCCGGCTTAGCGATGGTGGCCATGATGTTTGTGCCGTTGTTGTTGGCCTATCAAGCAAGTGTGAAGCGTCAAAGGGCCGTTTCTCTCTTTTATTCCGTGTGTCTGATTGGCTCGATCGTGGCGCTGATCTTGTTCGCCGCCTACTATTTGCCACTGATCGGCAGCCTGCTCGCCACCACTCGCGGCTTTTGGCAGCGCCTGTCGCTGTTTTTCCTCTATCTTCCAGCACTCAGTATCGCCTTTAGACAATTAAAAAGGATGCCGCATTAG